In Heptranchias perlo isolate sHepPer1 chromosome 21, sHepPer1.hap1, whole genome shotgun sequence, the following proteins share a genomic window:
- the stox1 gene encoding storkhead-box protein 1, with amino-acid sequence MTPIAQSQFVPLAEVLCCVISEMNVSHILVTQEALMEYLVKCYPGIATPSQEILHSALGSLIQDRKIYHTGEGYFIVTPHTYFITGNMVKESHPWVSPEDRPPSLPHVTYLVSVESCEDPENEKGPPGAAHCKSCRCFSQQETEQQPGQWLPSEPGGLGQGSCREPRPSVQHRAISASIGHQESELSKVKEKENPIRRFGLSLFRRNTKKENPKRVYGTFSAQFPPEEWPVRDEASSGNIPRDVEHQLIKRINPGLTVDNLVRHTLLMKKLSKEKTTQCHSTSTERLASKQRHRSKVGPQKVPARPQHQRRARSGREKQRLKRRVSVQASEGVPRPGGRPRAKEVVKPTTSDEEQQLSGGLKTQPCRSGTPTKHVYKKRIENPFSVVPSREAPSVKHRRSQNTRCKSARSEAGGRVGRRSESLDSPRADGAHSMGESHLEKIQPNPVTSPSHYLRPGQEDSVGHSESRAIRMEHRHRVSYTTHILPTGSQAQHHPSKSQIPVSPAGDHTSNHMHPSIQSAERVRQERERTQRAHVLRQEVSHKCGNGPLPQSWQDQAPKQGQIAAVPTTVKPESAERLPNQPHRSSTQLMPQEQANEPETEGVQRETFTERVQRETFTEGVQRETFTGGVQSETFTDGVQSETFTDDDQTLYQRELDEDDAGSSLYLNDDAEITQCSQLSTPLSGHGCADDPDWHRPGIEGVPAGLSNESWVLTKILLEEQRASNTDFGEKQMAGWSEGNSSSPGQSKSWYGNEPYTHLHRHRPTSQLVYEHVEEEEEGHPGGCREAPVLLASSIFDYCNTMDGDSDLDSLRDPSSEGSRNPAGQEAWAVHQEMKVELMRNLERNLGFLHHSHNAALTQARREDHGHLETMENHSITGDSGIDSPRTRVSLASNNSIVLDSLKRRSLMQNFGTLSSPGRSGALCQHPLLQLTPVMNV; translated from the exons ATGACGCCCATTGCTCAGTCCCAGTTCGTTCCCCTGGCAGAAGTGCTTTGCTGTGTTATCTCTGAGATGAATGTGAGTCACATACTCGTGACCCAGGAGGCCCTGATGGAGTATTTGGTAAAGTGCTATCCAG GTATAGCAACGCCCTCCCAGGAAATCCTCCACAGCGCCCTGGGCTCACTGATTCAGGACAGGAAGATTTATCACACCGGAGAAGGGTATTTCATTGTCACCCCACACACGTACTTCATTACTGGCAACATGGTGAAGGAGAGCCACCCCTGGGTCTCGCCTGAGGACCGGCCCCCCTCGCTGCCTCACGTCACATACCTGGTGAGTGTGGAGAGCTGTGAGGACCCAGAGAATGAGAAGGGGCCCCCTGGGGCTGCTCACTGCAAGTCCTGTCGCTGCTTCAGCCAGCAAGAGACGGAGCAGCAGCCAGGCCAGTGGCTTCCCAGCGAGCCGGGTGGCCTAGGCCAGGGGAGCTGCAGGGAGCCTAGGCCATCAGTTCAACACCGGGCCATCTCCGCATCGATTGGACACCAGGAGAGTGAGCTGAGCAAGGTGAAAGAGAAGGAAAATCCCATCCGAAGGTTCGGCCTCAGCCTATTCCGACGCAACACAAAGAAAGAGAACCCCAAGAGAGTGTACGGGACCTTCTCGGCCCAGTTCCCCCCAGAGGAGTGGCCTGTTCGTGACGAGGCGAGCTCGGGGAACATTCCCCGCGACGTGGAGCACCAACTCATCAAACGCATCAACCCCGGGCTCACTGTGGACAATCTGGTCCGACACACCCTGCTGATGAAGAAACTGAGCAAAGAGAAGACCACCCAGTGTCACAGCACCTCGACAGAGCGGCTGGCCAGCAAACAGAGGCATCGATCCAAAGTCGGCCCCCAAAAGGTGCCAGCTAGACCACAGCACCAGCGGAGAGCCCGGTCGGGCAGGGAGAAGCAGAGGCTGAAGCGCAGGGTGTCAGTGCAGGCCAGTGAGGGTGTGCCCAGGCCTGGGGGTCGTCCAAGGGCGAAGGAGGTGGTCAAGCCCACAACGAGTGATGAAGAGCAGCAGCTGTCGGGGGGGCTGAAGACCCAGCCCTGCAGGAGTGGCACCCCAACCAAACATGTCTACAAGAAGAGAATCGAGAATCCTTTCTCCGTGGTGCCTTCCCGAGAGGCTCCCTCAGTCAAACACCGTCGTTCTCAAAACACCAGGTGCAAGAGCGCGAGGTCTGAGGCGGGAGGTAGGGTGGGTCGGAGGTCAGAGTCCCTGGACTCCCCCAGGGCAGATGGTGCTCACTCGATGGGGGAGAGCCACCTGGAGAAGATCCAACCCAATCCTGTAACTTCTCCAAGTCACTATCTCAGGCCAGGCCAGGAGGATTCGGTGGGTCATTCAGAGAGTCGTGCCATTAGGATGGAGCACAGACACCGGGTGAGTTACACGACCCACATACTCCCGACTGGCAGCCAAGCCCAGCATCACCCGAGCAAGAGCCAGATACCCGTCTCACCCGcaggtgaccacacttcaaaccaCATGCACCCTTCTATCCAGTCTGCAGAAAGAGTTCGCCAGGAGCGGGAGAGGACCCAACGTGCCCATGTGCTGAGGCAGGAGGTGAGCCACAAATGTGGGAATGGTCCCCTCCCACAATCCTGGCAGGACCAAGCTCCCAAACAGGGTCAGATCGCTGCCGTCCCTACAACAGTAAAACCTGAGAGTGCAGAGAGACTCCCAAACCAGCCTCATCGATCCAGCACACAGCTAATGCCCCAAGAGCAAGCCAACGAGCCAGAGACtgagggggtacagagagagacctttactgagagggtacagagagagacctttactgagggggtacagagagagacctTTACTGGTGGGGTACAGAGTGAGACCTTTactgatggggtacagagtgagaCCTTTACTGATGACGATCAGACCCTGTACCAAAGGGAGCTGGATGAGGATGATGCTGGCAGCTCACTTTACCTCAACGATGATGCTGAGATCACACAGTGCAGCCAGCTGTCCACACCCCTCTCTGGCCATGGCTGTGCCGATGACCCAGATTGGCATCGCCCTGGCATTGAAGGGGTGCCAGCCGGGTTGTCCAATGAGAGCTGGGTTTTAACGAAGATTCTCCTAGAGGAACAGCGAGCTTCAAACACCGATTTTGGTGAGAAGCAAATGGCCGGCTGGTCAGAAGGGAATAGCAGCAGCCCGGGGCAGTCGAAGTCCTGGTATGGGAACGAGCCGTACACACATCTGCACAGACACCGGCCAACGTCGCAGCTGGTGTATGaacatgtggaggaggaggaggaggggcaccCGGGGGGGTGCAGAGAAGCACCAGTCCTATTGGCGAGCAGTATATTCGATTACTGTAACACAATGGATGGTGACTCTGACCTGGACTCTCTCCGAGACCCGAGCAGTGAAGGCAGCAGGAATCCAGCTGGTCAGGAGGCCTGGGCCGTGCATCAAGAAATGAAAGTGGAACTGATGAGAAACTTGGAGCGAAACCTGGGATTTCTTCACCACTCGCAcaatgctgcattaacacagGCACGACGAGAGGACCACGGTCACCTGGAGACAATGGAGAACCACAGCATTACCGGAGACAGTGGCATCGACTCACCACG GACCCGAGTGAGCTTGGCATCGAATAATTCGATTGTTCTGGACAGCCTGAAGAGGCGGAGCTTGATGCAGAATTTTGGGACCCTAAGCAGCCCTGGGCGGAGTGGGGCTTTGTGCCAGCATCCCTTGCTGCAGCTCACCCCAGTAATGAACGTTTGA